A genomic window from Etheostoma spectabile isolate EspeVRDwgs_2016 chromosome 13, UIUC_Espe_1.0, whole genome shotgun sequence includes:
- the aff4 gene encoding AF4/FMR2 family member 4 isoform X5: MASQSGNMNREDRNVLRMKERERRNQEIQQGGGEAFPANSPLFPEPYKVSSKEDKLSSRIQSMLGNYDEMKEPIGDTLPKLGGKPSNSSSSSEEKSGPPLFGGDQRGVGSGGSSQSSKWTPVGPAAGGSSSQSQKRSGLQGGHSSQRGSGSSGSSSSSQRHGGEVREKKSSKHSGGSEHSKSHTSSPAKGSLSSSGSNSHLRSSLSAEQHHSKERYRSKSPRDREANWDSPSRVHTTFPTGQHSSQAFPPSLMSKPGSMLQKPTAYVRPMDGQETAEPKSSQAESYSGQSHSSTMGEMKSNSKASLSKLKIPSQPVEGSGDANCVDEILKEMTQLWPPPLTAIHTPCKTEPSKFPFPTKEPHPFPSGHKRGSSSKSSSSHQSKACDEQPTMLEDDLKLSSSEDSDAEQDSAKNASRNTSASNNSEVADQSRDDSSSHSGSESSSGSDSESESSTTDSEANDQPRPASPEPEQPMANKWQLDNWFKKAKQFSPASPVDNNIPTKCKKEGRDNGSGRGYSSQGGSSKDSAAPTPSRDLRAAQKGAEGGRGRQKSPAQSEGGTNPRRIVGKKQPKKSEKPPVVEEPKGGLRVESEPAPEIPPHRPKAATKGSRKPSIKKEPKSSPRPTAAAVTTTADKRKAKAPTKPSQKSREFVDTDSSSSDSEGNDSIPSSSQTPKYTESIRTPVCVFSPMEEKELLSPLSDPEERYPARQPQQQVLLVKIDLSLLSRIPGRPYKEPVEIKVERDDSQDRDSKDFSKQNSEKSSSKAKRKHKNDEEGTKPESKRCKLEEKSLSNHKNSSKESKRSLEKKEEPVPSPSISGLQRTPKAEHPSRKRTVSQSSTSLSSGTGSGKEGSHSTKGNSTSKHRKGEDKGRSTRDGKEKSSKGCDNQLAVLPLSTDGSKSQRSKLVFEDRVHSADHYLQEAKKLKHNADALLDRFEKAVYYLDAVVSFIECGNALEKSAQEAKSPFPMYAETVELIKYTMKLKSYLAPDATSADKRLAVLCLRCQSLLYLRLFKLRKDSALKYSKTLTEHLKNSLSNTQAPSPGMGNKAAGMPSPVSPKLSPGTAVGYSAVVSSSSSASSSVTIPQRIHQMAASYVQVTSNFLYATEVWDQAEQLSKEQKDFFLELDKVMGPLIFNTSSMTELVRYTRQGLHWLRLDAKLIP; encoded by the exons TCCAGCAAGGAAGATAAACTGTCAAGTCGTATTCAGAGCATGCTGGGCAATTACGACGAGATGAAAGAGCCGATTGGTGACACACTTCCTAAGCTTGGCGGTAAACCTTCTAACAGCTCCTCGTCCTCTGAGGAAAAATCGGGTCCACCTTTATTTGGCGGGGACCAGCGCGGCGTCGGTAGCGGTGGCAGCAGCCAGAGCAGCAAGTGGACTCCTGTTGGCCCTGCAGCAGGTGGATCTTCATCCCAGTCCCAGAAACGCTCTGGACTCCAGGGCGGGCACAGTAGCCAGAGAGGCAGTGGCAGtagtggcagcagcagcagtagccaAAGACACGGAGGGGAGGTGCGGGAAAAGAAGTCGAGTAAACACAGCGGAGGGTCAGAGCACTCAAAGTCACACACATCTAGTCCAGCCAAGGGCTCTCTGAGTTCCTCTGGCAGCAACAGCCACTTGCGGAGCTCCTTGTCTGCCGAGCAGCATCACAGCAAGGAACGCTACCGTTCCAAGTCCCCACGAGACAGGGAGGCCAACTGGGACTCTCCCTCACGGGTTCACACCACCTTCCCCACTGGACAGCACTCGAGTCAGGCCTTTCCCCCGTCTCTCATGTCCAAACCCGGCTCCATGCTGCAGAAGCCCACAGCGTATGTGCGGCCTATGGACGGCCAGGAAACTGCAGAACCCAAGAGCTCACAAGCAGAAAGCTATAGTGGACAGTCACACAGCAGCACCATGGGAGAGATGAAGTCTAACAGCAAGGCCTCACTTTCCAAACTCAAGATCCCCTCACAACCTGTAGAG GGATCAGGTGACGCCAACTGTGTCGATGAGATTTTGAAG gaAATGACTCAGTTGTGGCCCCCTCCGCTGACAGCCATCCACACCCCCTGCAAAACTGAGCCCTCCAAGTTTCCATTCCCCACAAAG GAGCCTCACCCTTTTCCAAGTGGACACA agcGAGGTAGTTCTTCCAAGAGCTCCAGCAGCCACCAGTCCAAAGCTTGCGATGAGCAGCCCAC TATGTTGGAAGATGACCTGAAGCTCAGCAGCAGTGAGGACAGTGATGCTGAACAGGATTCTGCAAAGAACGCCTCAAGGAACACATCTGCAAG caATAACAGTGAAGTAGCGGACCAATCGAGGGATGACTCAAGCAGCCACAGCGGCTCAGAGAGCAGCTCAGGCTCCGACAGCGAGAGCGAAAGCAGCACGACAGACAGCGAAGCCAATGATCAGCCGCGGCCCGCCTCTCCAGAG CCTGAACAACCCATGGCCAACAAGTGGCAGCTGGACAACTGGTTCAAGAAGGCCAAGCAGTTCTCCCCAGCCTCTCCAGTGGACAATAATATTCCAACCAAGTGCAAGAAGGAGGGCAGAGATAACGGCTCAGGACGTGGCTATAGTAGTCAGGGAGGGAGTTCAAAAGACTCAGCGGCACCGACCCCAAGCAGGGACCTACGGGCAGCACAGAAGGGGGCAGAGGGTGGCCGTGGCCGGCAAAAATCCCCCGCCCAGAGTGAGGGTGGCACAAATCCGCGAAGGATTGTGGGTAAAAAACAGCCTAAAAAGTCTGAGAAGCCCCCAGTTGTGGAGGAGCCCAAGGGAGGTCTGAGGGTGGAGAGTGAGCCAGCTCCAGAGATACCTCCTCATCGGCCCAAAGCTGCTACCAAGGGTTCCCGCAAACCAAGCATCAAAAAAGAACCGAAGTCCTCGCCGAGGCCCACCGCAGCTGCTGTCACCACTACTGCAGATAAACGCAAAGCCAAGGCACCCACCAAGCCTTCCCAGAAATCTCGTGAGTTTGTCGATACAGACTCTTCATCGTCAGACTCTGAGGGGAATGACAGCATCCCGTCATCGTCGCAGACACCCAAGTACACGGAGAGTATCAGgacccctgtgtgtgtgttttcgcCAATGGAAGAAAAAGAGTTGTTGTCTCCACTCAGTGACCCTGAGGAGCGCTACCCTGCAAGGCAACCTCAGCAGCAAGTGTTACTAGTGAAGATAG ATCTCAGCTTGCTGTCTAGGATCCCAGGGCGGCCCTACAAGGAGCCTGTAGAGATAAAAGTGGAGAGGGACGACTCTCAAGATAGAGACAGCAAAGACTTCAGCAAACAGAACTCTGAGAAGAGCTCTAGTAAGGCAAAGAGGAAACACAAG AATGATGAAGAAGGCACCAAGCCAGAGAGCAAGCGATGCAAGCTAGAAGAGAAGTCCCTATCTAATCATAAAAACAGCAGTAAAGA GTCTAAGAGGTCtttggagaagaaagaggagCCTGTCCCCTCTCCTTCCATATCAGGTCTTCAGCGGACGCCCAAGGCAGAGCATCCGAGTCGAAAGAGGACAGTCAGCCAGTCCTCCACCTCTTTGTCCAGCGGGACAGGAAGTGGAAAGGAGGGAAGCCACAGTACCAAGGGCAACTCCACCTCCAAACACAGAAAAGGAGAGGACAAGGGACGCAGCACACGCGATGGCAAG GAGAAATCCTCAAAGGGCTGCGATAACCAGCTGGCTGTGCTTCCACTCTCGACGGACGGCTCCAAGTCTCAAAGATCCAAGCTGGTGTTTGAGGACAG GGTCCATTCGGCAGATCACTACTTACAAGAGGCCAAGAAACTTAAACACAATGCAGATGCACTG TTGGACCGTTTTGAGAAGGCAGTTTACTACCTAGACGCTGTGGTATCTTTCATTGAATGTGGTAATGCTCTGGAGAAGAGTGCCCAAGAGGCAAAGTCTCCCTTCCCCATGTATGCTGAAACCGTGGAGCTTATCAA ATACACTATGAAGTTAAAAAGCTACCTGGCCCCAGATGCTACTTCAGCAGACAAGAGGCTAGCTGTGCTTTG CCTGCGATGCCAGTCTCTCCTCTACCTGCGGTTATTCAAGCTGAGGAAAGACAGTGCACTAAAATACTCCAAAACTCTCACGGAACACTTAAAG AATTCTCTGAGTAACACCCAGGCTCCCTCTCCTGGAATGGGAAA CAAGGCAGCGGGTATGCCCTCGCCTGTGTCTCCGAAACTGTCACCTGGCACGGCCGTCGGCTACTCGGCAGtcgtcagcagcagcagcagcgccagCTCTTCTGTGACCATACCTCAGCGTATCCACCAGATGGCTGCCAGCTATGTTCAGGTCACCTCCAACTTCCTGTACGCCACCGAGGTCTGGGACCAGGCGGAGCAACTATCCAAGGAGCAGAAAG ACTTCTTCTTGGAGTTGGACAAGGTGATGGGTCCTCTGATCTTCAACACCAGCAGCATGACAGAACTGGTGCGTTACACACGGCAGGGCCTCCACTGGCTGCGTCTGGACGCAAAGCTTATTCCCTAG
- the aff4 gene encoding AF4/FMR2 family member 4 isoform X1 — MASQSGNMNREDRNVLRMKERERRNQEIQQGGGEAFPANSPLFPEPYKVSSKEDKLSSRIQSMLGNYDEMKEPIGDTLPKLGGKPSNSSSSSEEKSGPPLFGGDQRGVGSGGSSQSSKWTPVGPAAGGSSSQSQKRSGLQGGHSSQRGSGSSGSSSSSQRHGGEVREKKSSKHSGGSEHSKSHTSSPAKGSLSSSGSNSHLRSSLSAEQHHSKERYRSKSPRDREANWDSPSRVHTTFPTGQHSSQAFPPSLMSKPGSMLQKPTAYVRPMDGQETAEPKSSQAESYSGQSHSSTMGEMKSNSKASLSKLKIPSQPVEGSGDANCVDEILKEMTQLWPPPLTAIHTPCKTEPSKFPFPTKEPHPFPSGHKRGSSSKSSSSHQSKACDEQPTMLEDDLKLSSSEDSDAEQDSAKNASRNTSASNNSEVADQSRDDSSSHSGSESSSGSDSESESSTTDSEANDQPRPASPEPEQPMANKWQLDNWFKKAKQFSPASPVDNNIPTKCKKEGRDNGSGRGYSSQGGSSKDSAAPTPSRDLRAAQKGAEGGRGRQKSPAQSEGGTNPRRIVGKKQPKKSEKPPVVEEPKGGLRVESEPAPEIPPHRPKAATKGSRKPSIKKEPKSSPRPTAAAVTTTADKRKAKAPTKPSQKSREFVDTDSSSSDSEGNDSIPSSSQTPKYTESIRTPVCVFSPMEEKELLSPLSDPEERYPARQPQQQVLLVKIDLSLLSRIPGRPYKEPVEIKVERDDSQDRDSKDFSKQNSEKSSSKAKRKHKNDEEGTKPESKRCKLEEKSLSNHKNSSKESKRSLEKKEEPVPSPSISGLQRTPKAEHPSRKRTVSQSSTSLSSGTGSGKEGSHSTKGNSTSKHRKGEDKGRSTRDGKEKSSKGCDNQLAVLPLSTDGSKSQRSKLVFEDRVHSADHYLQEAKKLKHNADALYLSIMSKKQKNGSLKDEQLDRFEKAVYYLDAVVSFIECGNALEKSAQEAKSPFPMYAETVELIKYTMKLKSYLAPDATSADKRLAVLCLRCQSLLYLRLFKLRKDSALKYSKTLTEHLKNSLSNTQAPSPGMGNKAAGMPSPVSPKLSPGTAVGYSAVVSSSSSASSSVTIPQRIHQMAASYVQVTSNFLYATEVWDQAEQLSKEQKDFFLELDKVMGPLIFNTSSMTELVRYTRQGLHWLRLDAKLIP, encoded by the exons TCCAGCAAGGAAGATAAACTGTCAAGTCGTATTCAGAGCATGCTGGGCAATTACGACGAGATGAAAGAGCCGATTGGTGACACACTTCCTAAGCTTGGCGGTAAACCTTCTAACAGCTCCTCGTCCTCTGAGGAAAAATCGGGTCCACCTTTATTTGGCGGGGACCAGCGCGGCGTCGGTAGCGGTGGCAGCAGCCAGAGCAGCAAGTGGACTCCTGTTGGCCCTGCAGCAGGTGGATCTTCATCCCAGTCCCAGAAACGCTCTGGACTCCAGGGCGGGCACAGTAGCCAGAGAGGCAGTGGCAGtagtggcagcagcagcagtagccaAAGACACGGAGGGGAGGTGCGGGAAAAGAAGTCGAGTAAACACAGCGGAGGGTCAGAGCACTCAAAGTCACACACATCTAGTCCAGCCAAGGGCTCTCTGAGTTCCTCTGGCAGCAACAGCCACTTGCGGAGCTCCTTGTCTGCCGAGCAGCATCACAGCAAGGAACGCTACCGTTCCAAGTCCCCACGAGACAGGGAGGCCAACTGGGACTCTCCCTCACGGGTTCACACCACCTTCCCCACTGGACAGCACTCGAGTCAGGCCTTTCCCCCGTCTCTCATGTCCAAACCCGGCTCCATGCTGCAGAAGCCCACAGCGTATGTGCGGCCTATGGACGGCCAGGAAACTGCAGAACCCAAGAGCTCACAAGCAGAAAGCTATAGTGGACAGTCACACAGCAGCACCATGGGAGAGATGAAGTCTAACAGCAAGGCCTCACTTTCCAAACTCAAGATCCCCTCACAACCTGTAGAG GGATCAGGTGACGCCAACTGTGTCGATGAGATTTTGAAG gaAATGACTCAGTTGTGGCCCCCTCCGCTGACAGCCATCCACACCCCCTGCAAAACTGAGCCCTCCAAGTTTCCATTCCCCACAAAG GAGCCTCACCCTTTTCCAAGTGGACACA agcGAGGTAGTTCTTCCAAGAGCTCCAGCAGCCACCAGTCCAAAGCTTGCGATGAGCAGCCCAC TATGTTGGAAGATGACCTGAAGCTCAGCAGCAGTGAGGACAGTGATGCTGAACAGGATTCTGCAAAGAACGCCTCAAGGAACACATCTGCAAG caATAACAGTGAAGTAGCGGACCAATCGAGGGATGACTCAAGCAGCCACAGCGGCTCAGAGAGCAGCTCAGGCTCCGACAGCGAGAGCGAAAGCAGCACGACAGACAGCGAAGCCAATGATCAGCCGCGGCCCGCCTCTCCAGAG CCTGAACAACCCATGGCCAACAAGTGGCAGCTGGACAACTGGTTCAAGAAGGCCAAGCAGTTCTCCCCAGCCTCTCCAGTGGACAATAATATTCCAACCAAGTGCAAGAAGGAGGGCAGAGATAACGGCTCAGGACGTGGCTATAGTAGTCAGGGAGGGAGTTCAAAAGACTCAGCGGCACCGACCCCAAGCAGGGACCTACGGGCAGCACAGAAGGGGGCAGAGGGTGGCCGTGGCCGGCAAAAATCCCCCGCCCAGAGTGAGGGTGGCACAAATCCGCGAAGGATTGTGGGTAAAAAACAGCCTAAAAAGTCTGAGAAGCCCCCAGTTGTGGAGGAGCCCAAGGGAGGTCTGAGGGTGGAGAGTGAGCCAGCTCCAGAGATACCTCCTCATCGGCCCAAAGCTGCTACCAAGGGTTCCCGCAAACCAAGCATCAAAAAAGAACCGAAGTCCTCGCCGAGGCCCACCGCAGCTGCTGTCACCACTACTGCAGATAAACGCAAAGCCAAGGCACCCACCAAGCCTTCCCAGAAATCTCGTGAGTTTGTCGATACAGACTCTTCATCGTCAGACTCTGAGGGGAATGACAGCATCCCGTCATCGTCGCAGACACCCAAGTACACGGAGAGTATCAGgacccctgtgtgtgtgttttcgcCAATGGAAGAAAAAGAGTTGTTGTCTCCACTCAGTGACCCTGAGGAGCGCTACCCTGCAAGGCAACCTCAGCAGCAAGTGTTACTAGTGAAGATAG ATCTCAGCTTGCTGTCTAGGATCCCAGGGCGGCCCTACAAGGAGCCTGTAGAGATAAAAGTGGAGAGGGACGACTCTCAAGATAGAGACAGCAAAGACTTCAGCAAACAGAACTCTGAGAAGAGCTCTAGTAAGGCAAAGAGGAAACACAAG AATGATGAAGAAGGCACCAAGCCAGAGAGCAAGCGATGCAAGCTAGAAGAGAAGTCCCTATCTAATCATAAAAACAGCAGTAAAGA GTCTAAGAGGTCtttggagaagaaagaggagCCTGTCCCCTCTCCTTCCATATCAGGTCTTCAGCGGACGCCCAAGGCAGAGCATCCGAGTCGAAAGAGGACAGTCAGCCAGTCCTCCACCTCTTTGTCCAGCGGGACAGGAAGTGGAAAGGAGGGAAGCCACAGTACCAAGGGCAACTCCACCTCCAAACACAGAAAAGGAGAGGACAAGGGACGCAGCACACGCGATGGCAAG GAGAAATCCTCAAAGGGCTGCGATAACCAGCTGGCTGTGCTTCCACTCTCGACGGACGGCTCCAAGTCTCAAAGATCCAAGCTGGTGTTTGAGGACAG GGTCCATTCGGCAGATCACTACTTACAAGAGGCCAAGAAACTTAAACACAATGCAGATGCACTG TATTTGAGCATAAtgtccaaaaagcaaaaaaacggGTCGCTGAAAGATGAGCAG TTGGACCGTTTTGAGAAGGCAGTTTACTACCTAGACGCTGTGGTATCTTTCATTGAATGTGGTAATGCTCTGGAGAAGAGTGCCCAAGAGGCAAAGTCTCCCTTCCCCATGTATGCTGAAACCGTGGAGCTTATCAA ATACACTATGAAGTTAAAAAGCTACCTGGCCCCAGATGCTACTTCAGCAGACAAGAGGCTAGCTGTGCTTTG CCTGCGATGCCAGTCTCTCCTCTACCTGCGGTTATTCAAGCTGAGGAAAGACAGTGCACTAAAATACTCCAAAACTCTCACGGAACACTTAAAG AATTCTCTGAGTAACACCCAGGCTCCCTCTCCTGGAATGGGAAA CAAGGCAGCGGGTATGCCCTCGCCTGTGTCTCCGAAACTGTCACCTGGCACGGCCGTCGGCTACTCGGCAGtcgtcagcagcagcagcagcgccagCTCTTCTGTGACCATACCTCAGCGTATCCACCAGATGGCTGCCAGCTATGTTCAGGTCACCTCCAACTTCCTGTACGCCACCGAGGTCTGGGACCAGGCGGAGCAACTATCCAAGGAGCAGAAAG ACTTCTTCTTGGAGTTGGACAAGGTGATGGGTCCTCTGATCTTCAACACCAGCAGCATGACAGAACTGGTGCGTTACACACGGCAGGGCCTCCACTGGCTGCGTCTGGACGCAAAGCTTATTCCCTAG
- the aff4 gene encoding AF4/FMR2 family member 4 isoform X4 — protein MNREDRNVLRMKERERRNQEIQQGGGEAFPANSPLFPEPYKVEDKLSSRIQSMLGNYDEMKEPIGDTLPKLGGKPSNSSSSSEEKSGPPLFGGDQRGVGSGGSSQSSKWTPVGPAAGGSSSQSQKRSGLQGGHSSQRGSGSSGSSSSSQRHGGEVREKKSSKHSGGSEHSKSHTSSPAKGSLSSSGSNSHLRSSLSAEQHHSKERYRSKSPRDREANWDSPSRVHTTFPTGQHSSQAFPPSLMSKPGSMLQKPTAYVRPMDGQETAEPKSSQAESYSGQSHSSTMGEMKSNSKASLSKLKIPSQPVEGSGDANCVDEILKEMTQLWPPPLTAIHTPCKTEPSKFPFPTKEPHPFPSGHKRGSSSKSSSSHQSKACDEQPTMLEDDLKLSSSEDSDAEQDSAKNASRNTSASNNSEVADQSRDDSSSHSGSESSSGSDSESESSTTDSEANDQPRPASPEPEQPMANKWQLDNWFKKAKQFSPASPVDNNIPTKCKKEGRDNGSGRGYSSQGGSSKDSAAPTPSRDLRAAQKGAEGGRGRQKSPAQSEGGTNPRRIVGKKQPKKSEKPPVVEEPKGGLRVESEPAPEIPPHRPKAATKGSRKPSIKKEPKSSPRPTAAAVTTTADKRKAKAPTKPSQKSREFVDTDSSSSDSEGNDSIPSSSQTPKYTESIRTPVCVFSPMEEKELLSPLSDPEERYPARQPQQQVLLVKIDLSLLSRIPGRPYKEPVEIKVERDDSQDRDSKDFSKQNSEKSSSKAKRKHKNDEEGTKPESKRCKLEEKSLSNHKNSSKESKRSLEKKEEPVPSPSISGLQRTPKAEHPSRKRTVSQSSTSLSSGTGSGKEGSHSTKGNSTSKHRKGEDKGRSTRDGKEKSSKGCDNQLAVLPLSTDGSKSQRSKLVFEDRVHSADHYLQEAKKLKHNADALYLSIMSKKQKNGSLKDEQLDRFEKAVYYLDAVVSFIECGNALEKSAQEAKSPFPMYAETVELIKYTMKLKSYLAPDATSADKRLAVLCLRCQSLLYLRLFKLRKDSALKYSKTLTEHLKNSLSNTQAPSPGMGNKAAGMPSPVSPKLSPGTAVGYSAVVSSSSSASSSVTIPQRIHQMAASYVQVTSNFLYATEVWDQAEQLSKEQKDFFLELDKVMGPLIFNTSSMTELVRYTRQGLHWLRLDAKLIP, from the exons GAAGATAAACTGTCAAGTCGTATTCAGAGCATGCTGGGCAATTACGACGAGATGAAAGAGCCGATTGGTGACACACTTCCTAAGCTTGGCGGTAAACCTTCTAACAGCTCCTCGTCCTCTGAGGAAAAATCGGGTCCACCTTTATTTGGCGGGGACCAGCGCGGCGTCGGTAGCGGTGGCAGCAGCCAGAGCAGCAAGTGGACTCCTGTTGGCCCTGCAGCAGGTGGATCTTCATCCCAGTCCCAGAAACGCTCTGGACTCCAGGGCGGGCACAGTAGCCAGAGAGGCAGTGGCAGtagtggcagcagcagcagtagccaAAGACACGGAGGGGAGGTGCGGGAAAAGAAGTCGAGTAAACACAGCGGAGGGTCAGAGCACTCAAAGTCACACACATCTAGTCCAGCCAAGGGCTCTCTGAGTTCCTCTGGCAGCAACAGCCACTTGCGGAGCTCCTTGTCTGCCGAGCAGCATCACAGCAAGGAACGCTACCGTTCCAAGTCCCCACGAGACAGGGAGGCCAACTGGGACTCTCCCTCACGGGTTCACACCACCTTCCCCACTGGACAGCACTCGAGTCAGGCCTTTCCCCCGTCTCTCATGTCCAAACCCGGCTCCATGCTGCAGAAGCCCACAGCGTATGTGCGGCCTATGGACGGCCAGGAAACTGCAGAACCCAAGAGCTCACAAGCAGAAAGCTATAGTGGACAGTCACACAGCAGCACCATGGGAGAGATGAAGTCTAACAGCAAGGCCTCACTTTCCAAACTCAAGATCCCCTCACAACCTGTAGAG GGATCAGGTGACGCCAACTGTGTCGATGAGATTTTGAAG gaAATGACTCAGTTGTGGCCCCCTCCGCTGACAGCCATCCACACCCCCTGCAAAACTGAGCCCTCCAAGTTTCCATTCCCCACAAAG GAGCCTCACCCTTTTCCAAGTGGACACA agcGAGGTAGTTCTTCCAAGAGCTCCAGCAGCCACCAGTCCAAAGCTTGCGATGAGCAGCCCAC TATGTTGGAAGATGACCTGAAGCTCAGCAGCAGTGAGGACAGTGATGCTGAACAGGATTCTGCAAAGAACGCCTCAAGGAACACATCTGCAAG caATAACAGTGAAGTAGCGGACCAATCGAGGGATGACTCAAGCAGCCACAGCGGCTCAGAGAGCAGCTCAGGCTCCGACAGCGAGAGCGAAAGCAGCACGACAGACAGCGAAGCCAATGATCAGCCGCGGCCCGCCTCTCCAGAG CCTGAACAACCCATGGCCAACAAGTGGCAGCTGGACAACTGGTTCAAGAAGGCCAAGCAGTTCTCCCCAGCCTCTCCAGTGGACAATAATATTCCAACCAAGTGCAAGAAGGAGGGCAGAGATAACGGCTCAGGACGTGGCTATAGTAGTCAGGGAGGGAGTTCAAAAGACTCAGCGGCACCGACCCCAAGCAGGGACCTACGGGCAGCACAGAAGGGGGCAGAGGGTGGCCGTGGCCGGCAAAAATCCCCCGCCCAGAGTGAGGGTGGCACAAATCCGCGAAGGATTGTGGGTAAAAAACAGCCTAAAAAGTCTGAGAAGCCCCCAGTTGTGGAGGAGCCCAAGGGAGGTCTGAGGGTGGAGAGTGAGCCAGCTCCAGAGATACCTCCTCATCGGCCCAAAGCTGCTACCAAGGGTTCCCGCAAACCAAGCATCAAAAAAGAACCGAAGTCCTCGCCGAGGCCCACCGCAGCTGCTGTCACCACTACTGCAGATAAACGCAAAGCCAAGGCACCCACCAAGCCTTCCCAGAAATCTCGTGAGTTTGTCGATACAGACTCTTCATCGTCAGACTCTGAGGGGAATGACAGCATCCCGTCATCGTCGCAGACACCCAAGTACACGGAGAGTATCAGgacccctgtgtgtgtgttttcgcCAATGGAAGAAAAAGAGTTGTTGTCTCCACTCAGTGACCCTGAGGAGCGCTACCCTGCAAGGCAACCTCAGCAGCAAGTGTTACTAGTGAAGATAG ATCTCAGCTTGCTGTCTAGGATCCCAGGGCGGCCCTACAAGGAGCCTGTAGAGATAAAAGTGGAGAGGGACGACTCTCAAGATAGAGACAGCAAAGACTTCAGCAAACAGAACTCTGAGAAGAGCTCTAGTAAGGCAAAGAGGAAACACAAG AATGATGAAGAAGGCACCAAGCCAGAGAGCAAGCGATGCAAGCTAGAAGAGAAGTCCCTATCTAATCATAAAAACAGCAGTAAAGA GTCTAAGAGGTCtttggagaagaaagaggagCCTGTCCCCTCTCCTTCCATATCAGGTCTTCAGCGGACGCCCAAGGCAGAGCATCCGAGTCGAAAGAGGACAGTCAGCCAGTCCTCCACCTCTTTGTCCAGCGGGACAGGAAGTGGAAAGGAGGGAAGCCACAGTACCAAGGGCAACTCCACCTCCAAACACAGAAAAGGAGAGGACAAGGGACGCAGCACACGCGATGGCAAG GAGAAATCCTCAAAGGGCTGCGATAACCAGCTGGCTGTGCTTCCACTCTCGACGGACGGCTCCAAGTCTCAAAGATCCAAGCTGGTGTTTGAGGACAG GGTCCATTCGGCAGATCACTACTTACAAGAGGCCAAGAAACTTAAACACAATGCAGATGCACTG TATTTGAGCATAAtgtccaaaaagcaaaaaaacggGTCGCTGAAAGATGAGCAG TTGGACCGTTTTGAGAAGGCAGTTTACTACCTAGACGCTGTGGTATCTTTCATTGAATGTGGTAATGCTCTGGAGAAGAGTGCCCAAGAGGCAAAGTCTCCCTTCCCCATGTATGCTGAAACCGTGGAGCTTATCAA ATACACTATGAAGTTAAAAAGCTACCTGGCCCCAGATGCTACTTCAGCAGACAAGAGGCTAGCTGTGCTTTG CCTGCGATGCCAGTCTCTCCTCTACCTGCGGTTATTCAAGCTGAGGAAAGACAGTGCACTAAAATACTCCAAAACTCTCACGGAACACTTAAAG AATTCTCTGAGTAACACCCAGGCTCCCTCTCCTGGAATGGGAAA CAAGGCAGCGGGTATGCCCTCGCCTGTGTCTCCGAAACTGTCACCTGGCACGGCCGTCGGCTACTCGGCAGtcgtcagcagcagcagcagcgccagCTCTTCTGTGACCATACCTCAGCGTATCCACCAGATGGCTGCCAGCTATGTTCAGGTCACCTCCAACTTCCTGTACGCCACCGAGGTCTGGGACCAGGCGGAGCAACTATCCAAGGAGCAGAAAG ACTTCTTCTTGGAGTTGGACAAGGTGATGGGTCCTCTGATCTTCAACACCAGCAGCATGACAGAACTGGTGCGTTACACACGGCAGGGCCTCCACTGGCTGCGTCTGGACGCAAAGCTTATTCCCTAG